The following is a genomic window from Actinomadura sp. WMMB 499.
GGCCCGCCGCATGCCCCGTCCGTGCGGGGCCCCGCCTGTGCTCCACCCGCGAGGCCGTCGGCCCCGGAGCGGCCGACTGTGGAGCCGTCGCCCTTGAGCTCCTCAGCCGTGAAGCGGCAGGTTGCTGAGCCGTCCGCCGCGGACCGGTGGGCCGTGTACCCGACGGCCGTGGAGCCGCCACCCGCGAAGCCGTCGGCTGTGGAGCGGTGGGCTGTGTATCCGTCGGCTGTGGAGCCGTCGGCCGTGTACCCGACGGCTGTGGAGCCGCCAGCCGTGGAGCCGTTGGCCGTGAAGCCGCCAGCCGTGTACCTGTCGGCTGTAGAGCCGCCAGCTGCGTACCCGACGACTGTGAAGCCGTCGGTCGTGGGGCCGTCGGTCGTGGGGTCGGCCGCCGCGACGTCGGCCGCCGAGGGGCCGCGGACGCTGCGAAGCCCGTCTGTCCCGGCCGTCGGCGTACCCGGCTCCACGGCGAGGAACGAACGTCGTGCGGGCGCGCGTTCCGTGCCGTCTCGCGGACGTCGCGAAACGACCGCCGAACGGACGCCTGAACGCGGCGGGCCTGCGAGGTGGGCGCGGTGAGCGAGCCGATCGTCGTCGGGAGAGTGGGACGGCCGCACGGCATCCGCGGCGAGGTGACGCTCGACGTTCGCACCGACGAGCCCGACCTCCGGTTCGCACCGGGCACCGAGATCGCCACCGACCCGGCGTCCGCCGGACCCCTCACCGTCGAGCGCACCCGCATGCATTCCGGACGCCTGCTCGTCCGGTTCGCCGGGATCGCGGACCGCGACGCCGCCGAGGAGTTGCGCGGCACCTGGCTGGTCCTCGACCCCGACGACATCCGGCCCTCCGACGACCCCGACGAATTCCACGACCGCGAGCTCATCGGCCTCGCCGTCGTCAC
Proteins encoded in this region:
- the rimM gene encoding ribosome maturation factor RimM (Essential for efficient processing of 16S rRNA); its protein translation is MSEPIVVGRVGRPHGIRGEVTLDVRTDEPDLRFAPGTEIATDPASAGPLTVERTRMHSGRLLVRFAGIADRDAAEELRGTWLVLDPDDIRPSDDPDEFHDRELIGLAVVTTDGADIGRVTDVLHHGQDLLVVRGPGGERLVPFVAALVPEVDVAAGRVVIDPPPGLLDES